CGCGGATGGGCATTGGCGAAGAACCGCACCGAGAGCTCGTGGAAGTAGCGCGACTGGTCGGGGTTGTAGCCGATCACCGTCTGGCCGTCGAAGTCGTCAGGCGTGAGCGGCCGGTCGAGCACAGCGAGGGGGTGCTGTGCCGGCACGACGGCCATCAGGGGCTCGCGCAGGACGACGCGCGAGCGCAGCAGCGAGGTGTCGAAGGGCGGTCGCGCCAGGCCGATGTCGAGCTCACCGCGCCGGATGCCGTCGACCTGGGCGTTGGTCACGCGCTCGGAGAGCACCACCTCCACGTCCGGCAGCTCGGAGGTGAGGCGACGCAAGAGGGGCCCGAGGATCGAGATCGCCGACACGGCCGTGAACCCGAGCCGTACGACGCCAGCGGCGCCGGCGTCCACGCGGCGTGCCAGGTCGCCGGCCCCCTCGACCAGGTTGAGGAGACGGTAGGCCTCGTCGAGAAAGGCCGCTCCTGCTCCGGTCAGCTCGACCCGGCGGTTGTCGCGCTCGAGCAGCCGGGCTCCCACGGCCTTCTCGAGCTTCTGGATCTGTCGCGACAGCGGCGGCTGGGTCATCCGCAGCCGTTCGGCGGCGCGGCCGAAGTGGAGCTCCTCGGCCACCGCGACGAACGAGCGGACCTGGTCGAGGGTGATCACGCGCCGAGACTACGATGCTCCAGATGGATCAGTCCATGCGCAATCGGGCTTGGACCGGCATCGTCGTACAAACCTAGTGTCGGTGATCACACCCCGAACAAGGAGTCACCAGATGCGCAAGAACACCCTCAGCCTCGCGGCCATCGCGACCGGCGCAGCCCTCGCCCTGTCCGCCTGCGGCGGTGTCCAGAACACCGCCGGCGGTGGGAGTGACAGCGGCGAGTACCCCACCGGCGCGGTGGAGATGCCCGTCGGCGCCTCGGCCGGCGGCTCCTCGGACCTGATCAGCCGCCAGGTGTCCGCCGGCCTCGCCGAGGAGCTCGGCGGCTCCTTCCCGGTCATCAACCGCGAGGGCGCCAACGGCGCACTGGCCGCGGCCGAGGTCGCCGACGCCGAGCCCGACGGGTCGGTGATCTCGGTGCAGAACGCCTCGCTCTTCGCGATCACCCCGCTCGCCGTCGGCGAGGACGAGGTGACCAGCATCGACGACTTCGACGTCGTGATGGGCGTCTCGCGCGACGACTACGTGCTCGTCGCCAGCACGGGCAGCGGCTTCGAGTCGGTCGACGACTTCGCCGACGCGGAAGGCAAGGTCACCTACGGCACCACCGGCGTCGGCACGGGCGCCCAGCTCGCCTGCGCGCTGACCTTCAACGTCAACGACACCTCCGCCGAGGCGATCCCCTTCGACGGTGGCGCCCCCGCGCTGACCGCCCTCCTCGGCAACCAGGTCGACACTGCCTGCCTGCAGGTCGGTGAGGCCATCGAGAACATCGAGGCCGGCAAGATCGTCCCGATCACCGTCTTCGGCCCCGAGCGCGTCGAGTTCCTCCCCGACGTGCCCACCGCACAGGAGCAGGGCCTCGACGTCGAGGTCGCCCAGTACCGCTTCATGACCGTCCCGAAGGGCACGCCCCAGGACGTCCAGGACGCGATCGCCGAGGCGATGCAGGCGACCTTCGAGACCGAGGAGTACCAGGCGTTCAACGAGCAGAACAACCTCACGCCGATGGAGATCCCCGGGGACGAGGTCGTGGCCCAGCTCGAGGAGGACACCCAGCGGTACGCCGACCTCGTCGCGGAGTACGGCATCGACCTGGGCTCCGCAAGCTGAGTCGACGCAGCGCTCGACCACCCACTGCAGCCAGAGACGAGACGACCATGAGCGATCGGGACACGCGCCCGGCCGACGAGCCCGATATCCTCGCCGAGCTCCAGGCCGAGGTCGCCCGGGAGCTGGCCGAGGAGCGACCGCCGGAGGGTGGCCCTGCCTACCAGCTCGTGGCCGCCGCCGTGGTCGTCCTCCTCGGCATCACCGCTGCGGTGCTGGCGTACGGCTACGGGCTCGGGTCGCTCCGGCGACCCGGCCCGGGCCTGTGGCCGATGGCCGTGTCAGCAGCGATCGCCGTGCTCGGCGTGGTCCTGCTGGTCATCGGCCCGCGCCTCGACGACGCCGAGAAGTTCACCCGGTCCAGCCTGCTGGTCCTGGTCGGCGGGGCGACCTTCGTCGGCCTCGGCTTCCTGATGCCGACCATCGGCTTCGAGATCCCTGCCGTGCTGCTGTGCATCGTGTGGCTCCGCTTCCTCGGCGGCGAGACCTGGCGCAGCACGATCGTGATCGCCGTGGCCACGACGGCGGCGTTCTACCTGCTCTTCCTCTACGCCCTGAAGATCTCGCTACCCCATCTGATCGCCTTCTGAGCAGGAGAGGAGACCCCCATGGACTGGAACGCGTTCCTTGACGGCTTCGGCGTCGTGACACAACCGGGCAACCTGCTCTACTGCCTCATCGGCGTCGTCATCGGCATGCTCATCGGCGTGCTGCCCGGCCTCGGCCCCGCCGCCACGATGGCCATCTTGTTGCCGATCGCCTACAACGCCAACGACCCGGTCGCCGCCATCATCATGCTGGCCGGCATCTACTACGGCGCGCAGTACGGCGGCACCATCACCTCGGTGCTGCTGCGGATCCCTGGCGAGGCCAGCTCGGTCGTCACCGTCTTCGACGGCTTCGCGCTGGCCAAGCAGGGCCGGGCCGGGACGGCCCTCGGGATCGCTGCCATCGGCTCCTTCGTCGGCGCCACGGTGTCGATCATCGGGCTCACCCTGCTCGGCCCGGTCGTGGCGGGCTTCGCGCTCGACTTCGGCCCCCCGGAGTACGCCGCCCTCGCCCTGCTCGGCGTACTGCTGGTCGCCACGATCGGCAGCGGCCACACCGTCAAGGCCCTTGCCGCCGCTGCGGTGGGCCTCCTCCTGGCGACCGTCGGGAGCGACAGCTTCACCAGCGCCAACCGCTTCACCTTCGGCAGCCTGAACCTCGAGGGCGGCATCGACTTCGTCGTCGTCGCGATGGGTCTCTTCGGTGTCGGGGAGATCCTCTACAACCTGGAGGAGCGCCACGGCAAGCCCCACGTCCCCGCCGCCATCGCGAACATCTGGCCCTCGCGCAAGGACCTCAGGGAGGCCACGCCGGCCATCGGCCGCGGCTCGTTCATCGGCTTCTTCCTCGGCGTCCTGCCCGGAGGCGGTGCCGTGATGGCTTCGCTCGCGGCGTACGCAGCGGAGAAGCGGGTCGCCAAGGACCCGTCCCGGTTCGGCCGGGGCGCCATCGAGGGGGTCGCCGGACCCGAGTCGGCCAACAACGCAGCGGCCACCTCGTCCTTCATCCCCCTCCTCACGATCGGCATCCCCGCCAACGCGTCGATGGCGATGCTCTACGCAGCACTGCTCGTCGTGGGCGTGACGCCGGGGCCGCAGCTGATCGACGAGCGGCCCGACCTCTTCTGGGGGGTCATCAACTCGATGTACATCGGGAACCTGATCCTCCTCCTGCTGAGCATCCCGCTGGTAGGGATCTTCGTGAGGATCCTGCGCGTGCGGCCGGCGATCCTGGCGCCGATCACGGCCCTGATCACGATCCTCGGCGTCTACACGATCAACAACTCGGTCTTCGACATCTTCGTCATGATCATCTTCGGCATCATCGGCTACCTGATGAAGAAGACCGGCTTCGAGCCCGGCCCGATGGTGCTGGCCTTCGTGCTCGGATCGCTCATCGAGTCGAGCTTCCGGCGGTCGATGCTGATCTTCGAGGGCGACCCGAGCGGATTCGTCACCCGTCCGATCTCCGGGACCATCCTCGCCTTCACCCTGCTCGTCATCGCGTTGCCGCTGGTGAAGAGGGCGTTCATCCGTCGCGCCGACGCCGAGACCCCCACCGACACCCACGACCAGGAAGTAGGCGTCAGATGACCGTCCTCATCGGCTACGTGCCCACACCCGTCGGCGAAGCGGCCCTGGCGGCCGGCATCGAGGAGGCCGCCGCCCGCGGCGACGACGTGGTGATCCTCAACAGCCCACGTCGTGGCAGCACCGTCGACATCACGCTGGTCGGCGACGACGAGGTCGCGCGCCTCGTCGACGCCGCCTCCGCCCAGGGGGTCACGGCGCGGGTCGACCAGGCCGACCACGGCGCCGACATCGTCGACACCTTCGCGGCCGCGGTCGAGCGCACCGGCGCCCGCCTGGTGGTGATCGGGCTGCGCCGTCGTTCCCCGGTCGGCAAGCTGGTGACGGGCAGCGACGCCCAGCGGCTGCTGCTCGAGCTCGATGCGCCCGTGCTCGCGGTGAAGCCCCCGAAGTGAGCCGCAGCCGCATCTCGCGGGTCGTCGTCACGCCGGTCGCGTTCGAGGACCCGCCGCTCCTCAACGTCGTCGGCGTGCACCAGCCCTACGCCCTGCGCGCGATCGTCGAGCTGCACACCGACTCCGGGCTGCTGGGACTCGGGGAGACGTACGCCGACGAGACCCACCTCGCGCGGCTCGAAGCCGTCGCGTCCGCGCTCGGCGGGCACGACCCGTACGACCTGCACGGCCTGCGCCGCGTCGTCACCGAGGTCCTCG
This sequence is a window from Nocardioides sp. S5. Protein-coding genes within it:
- a CDS encoding LysR family transcriptional regulator, with the translated sequence MITLDQVRSFVAVAEELHFGRAAERLRMTQPPLSRQIQKLEKAVGARLLERDNRRVELTGAGAAFLDEAYRLLNLVEGAGDLARRVDAGAAGVVRLGFTAVSAISILGPLLRRLTSELPDVEVVLSERVTNAQVDGIRRGELDIGLARPPFDTSLLRSRVVLREPLMAVVPAQHPLAVLDRPLTPDDFDGQTVIGYNPDQSRYFHELSVRFFANAHPRIDQRVHQVLTAMLLVSAERGVTLAPASAASLHVDGVVFKELAHHGGDTRVDADPDQPVELHAIWSREALAPVVRRVLDVVTA
- a CDS encoding tripartite tricarboxylate transporter substrate binding protein — encoded protein: MRKNTLSLAAIATGAALALSACGGVQNTAGGGSDSGEYPTGAVEMPVGASAGGSSDLISRQVSAGLAEELGGSFPVINREGANGALAAAEVADAEPDGSVISVQNASLFAITPLAVGEDEVTSIDDFDVVMGVSRDDYVLVASTGSGFESVDDFADAEGKVTYGTTGVGTGAQLACALTFNVNDTSAEAIPFDGGAPALTALLGNQVDTACLQVGEAIENIEAGKIVPITVFGPERVEFLPDVPTAQEQGLDVEVAQYRFMTVPKGTPQDVQDAIAEAMQATFETEEYQAFNEQNNLTPMEIPGDEVVAQLEEDTQRYADLVAEYGIDLGSAS
- a CDS encoding tripartite tricarboxylate transporter TctB family protein, whose translation is MSDRDTRPADEPDILAELQAEVARELAEERPPEGGPAYQLVAAAVVVLLGITAAVLAYGYGLGSLRRPGPGLWPMAVSAAIAVLGVVLLVIGPRLDDAEKFTRSSLLVLVGGATFVGLGFLMPTIGFEIPAVLLCIVWLRFLGGETWRSTIVIAVATTAAFYLLFLYALKISLPHLIAF
- a CDS encoding tripartite tricarboxylate transporter permease codes for the protein MDWNAFLDGFGVVTQPGNLLYCLIGVVIGMLIGVLPGLGPAATMAILLPIAYNANDPVAAIIMLAGIYYGAQYGGTITSVLLRIPGEASSVVTVFDGFALAKQGRAGTALGIAAIGSFVGATVSIIGLTLLGPVVAGFALDFGPPEYAALALLGVLLVATIGSGHTVKALAAAAVGLLLATVGSDSFTSANRFTFGSLNLEGGIDFVVVAMGLFGVGEILYNLEERHGKPHVPAAIANIWPSRKDLREATPAIGRGSFIGFFLGVLPGGGAVMASLAAYAAEKRVAKDPSRFGRGAIEGVAGPESANNAAATSSFIPLLTIGIPANASMAMLYAALLVVGVTPGPQLIDERPDLFWGVINSMYIGNLILLLLSIPLVGIFVRILRVRPAILAPITALITILGVYTINNSVFDIFVMIIFGIIGYLMKKTGFEPGPMVLAFVLGSLIESSFRRSMLIFEGDPSGFVTRPISGTILAFTLLVIALPLVKRAFIRRADAETPTDTHDQEVGVR
- a CDS encoding universal stress protein, with product MTVLIGYVPTPVGEAALAAGIEEAAARGDDVVILNSPRRGSTVDITLVGDDEVARLVDAASAQGVTARVDQADHGADIVDTFAAAVERTGARLVVIGLRRRSPVGKLVTGSDAQRLLLELDAPVLAVKPPK